The following DNA comes from Nitrospirae bacterium YQR-1.
AATCATCCGATTCCATGTAGCAGAGTTTATCGTTTTCCTGAATCCCCTTTTCATCAAAATCATATGTACAGTACCAGAGCCGGTACTTTCCGTTGTCATATAAAAGCGTGCTGTATGCGCCGATTAAGCCCAGAGGATCATCTGAGACAACCGGCAGTTCTGATATTTCGGGTTTTATTATTTTAAGCTCTATACCATAGGGACTTAACCACGGATGCGTCCCGTGCTTATCCTGGTAGAACCTCCAAAACGGCATTCCATAGCCGGCTTCAACATACCACCAATCAAAAAACATGTTTTTGACGCCGGCACTAAATTTCATGGGAATGTGGATATCTTCCGAGGCTCTCACTGTCTTTCCCCCGGGAGCTCCACTGTAAAGAGGGCTCCTTTTTCAATGTTTTCAACCCTCAGTACGCCACCCATGTTATCCTCTATTATTGTCTTAGCTATGGACATACCTATGCCCGTTCCCTGTAAACCCTTGGACGTTACATAGGGCTCAAAAATCAACGGCAATATGTCTGCCGGTATTCCACCGGCATTGTCTTGTATTTTTATTACAGTCCTCACCCCGTCTTTTTTTACACTTATATCCACTATACGCTCTTTTATATTGTTTGACAAAAAAGCGTCCCTTGCATTGTTAAGAAAATTAATTATTGTCTGTTTAAATTCATTTGGATATCCATAGGCGGTTGCCTGCTTATCTCCTGTTACATTGATAACGATATCTGCAATCTTATACTGTTTACCTATAATATCCAGAGCGTTTTGTATTGCCTCAGCAGGATAAAATATTTTCTTTTCCTTTGAGGGTTTAAAAAAATCCCTGAAGTCATCTATTGTTTTTGACATATACTCTATCTGCCTCATCCCATCCTTTACCTGATAAGACAGGAAATCATTATAAGCTTGCGCATCCATGCCTTGATTTTCCAAATCCTGGATTATGAGAGCCAACACATTTAGCGGCTGCTTCCATTGATGGGCTATTGCGTTAATCAGCTCTCCCATCTGTGCCGCCCTGCTCTGAATTTCCAACATTTTTTTAGTTTTTTGCGCCATATCACGCGCCTTTACAGCATCATCTCTCAACTTACCTCTTTCCAACTCAAGAGCCGTAATTTCCGTAAGTGTTATGATGTAATAAGAATATGGAAATTTCCCGGCTGTCACCACAAACGGTTTTCCTTCTCTCTCCGTGCCATGTTCCTTTAAATATACTACGTTTTCTTTATCGGAGGCATTAATTATGGCATCCAACCAGGCTGTTTTAGTTTTAAAATCAACAGTTTCATCATTTATTTTTACTATGAAGGCAGACATATCAATGCTGCTTTCTTTGAATTGCCCGAGGTTTTCAAATCCAAGAAAATTAAGAAAAGTTTTGTTTACATATTCTATCTCATTGCCGTCAATTGCCATCATGAAGGAGGGGTTGGAATCAAGGATAAACCTCATGGAATTTGTTTTCTTCTCTATTTCACGCCTTTGAAGAATTGTTAATGCTGATTTGTATATGGCCTCAAGTAGTTTATCAGGATTAGTGGGCTTGGTTGTATAACTGTCAATTCCAATATCAATTGCCTGTATGAGATACCTTGGTTCGTTAAAGGCAGTGAGGATTATAACCGGCACGTTGTAATCTATGTCTTTTATGGCCTGTGCCATAGTTAATCCGTCCATTTTCGGCATTTGAATGTCGGTAACTACAATGTCCGGCCTGTGTTTTTCAAATAAATCCAACCCCTCAGAACCATCCCCTGCTACATAAAGCACCCCGATATCCATGCTAAGAATATCCTGAAGTTCCTCTCTTGTATCCATCTGATCTTCAACATAGAGGACAGATATGAGCTTTAAGACTTTTCTATCGTATTTTCCTGTTTTCATAATCATGGATGAGAACCGGCTTTTAAGCCACAACAGGTAATTCTATCAAAAACTCCGCACCGCCGTCAACATTAGAAACTTTAAGTGAGCCGTTCATGTTATTTTCTATAATCATTTTTGACATATAAAGTCCTACTCCGGTCCCTTTGCCCTGTTCCTTTGTGGTAAAGTATGGATCAAATACTCTGTCAATTATGTGTTGTGGAATGCCGCCGGCATTGTCCCTGAATTTCAAAAAAGCTCTTTTATCGTTTACCCCGATTGTTATTAAAACCTTGCCGGGATGAACAGAATGCTCGATAATGGCATCCTTTGCATTTGAAAATAAATTTAGCAGTGCCTGTGAAAACTCATTCGGATAACCGGTTACCGTTGTATCTTCCACAATCTCAAGAGACACATCGATACCGCTGTTTTTAAAGCCTGCATCAAACAGCGAGATAGTACTTTGAAGTGATTTAGCTAGACTGAAGTTTTCCTTTACTTTGTCGGGTTTAAAGAAATTTCTGAAATCATCTATTGTTGTTGACATTCCCTCGATGAGCTTCTGTCCTTTCGCTACGGATGCAGCCATCATTTCCTGTGTAAGTGTACCCTCAGTAAAGGCGCGGTTAAATTTATAAAAAATAAGGCTGAGTACGTTTATGGGCTGTCTCCACTGATGCGCAATGTTGCCTATCATCTCGCCCATTGCAGCAAGCCGTGACTGCTGAATAAGCATCTTTTCCTGCTTCATGCGTTTCACCGCCTCATCAAGAACCCGTTGCTCAAGAGTTGCGTTTAATTCCTCAAGCAGGTTTGTTTTAAATCTGAGTTCATCTTCAGCCTTTTTACGCTCAGTTAGTTCCTCAGCAAGCATGATATTTATTTCGGCCAGCTCCTGAGTTCTTGTATTTACAAGCTCCTGGAGATTTTGCTTGTGATACTCAAGTTCCGAATTCCATGCCTGAATCTTTGAAAGCATTTCATTAAAACCCCGGGCAAGCATACCCATTTCGTCATCACTTTCCACCACCGCCCTTATTGCATAGTTTTTCTCCTTTTCCACTTTGTTCATAACTTCCAGGATGTTAACGATGGGCCTTATGATTGACTTCTGAAGCCTGAACATAAAGAAAATTGCGATTAAAGAGGCAGCAACGGAGATTAAGATTTCCAAAAGTAGTTTTCTGATAAGGCTTTTGTAGAGAGCTTTTATATCCGATCTGATATAAACAGTACCACTGTACTCATTGTTATAAGTGATTGTTTGAAAAACCTGCAGAGAACCTTTTTCAAAAAAAGCTCCGTCTTTGAGCGGCAGTGGCGGCGACACCTTAGCACTGAGATTTTCATTAATATACTGTGCAAACACTGTTCCATCTTTAGAATATAGCACTGCATGCTCTATATTGGGAGAGTATCTTAATGTTTTTAAAATCTCATTTGCTCTTTTTTTGTCATAAAACAAGATGGAGGCAATGCTGTTTTTAGCTATCATCTGAGCCTTTAATGTTATATCGTTAGTCAAAGCCGTTTTAAAGGAAACTATCTCCTCAGTGTCAACCACTATGCCTATTAAAATAACAACAATCCCAATGGAAAAAAGATTAATTTGCATTAATCTTTTTCTGATGTTTCCCCGTGTAAAGTTAAGCATCGTTCCGGGGGGTTATTCCCCGCCTGCCAGCTCAAGCAGTTGTGAGCTAATGGTAAGGCCGGCTTTCTTTGCAGCCTCGTTATTGATTTTAAACTTAACCACATTGTCTCTTATATAAAACCGTATGATTCCCCCGTTTTTATCAAAAGATTCATGGTCGGAAATTGTTAACACCGGTTTATTCATAAGCTGGTTCAAAAGCGGTGTAATTTGAGAGGCATCCGATGAGCCGATAAATAATATGTGACAAGCAGAGAGTTCTTTTGTCTCTGTAACCGTCCGGATTTTAACCATCTTTACACCACATTCTTTTTCTTTAAGCGAGTCAAGTACTGTAAAAATTGGGTTGCCGCCTAATACGCAGATATTTAAAAAGTTGTTTGTACCTGACATGGCGGTACCAGGCCATTCCACAAATACAGGGAAATTCAGGATACAAACTGCTTTCATTTCAAGTTCGCTCTTAGGGGCGCATAGCAGTGTAGCAGGAGTTGTGACAAATACCAAAAATGCTGACAGTACTAAGCAGAACTTTAAAATATATCCCTGCCCCTTTAACACTTTAACCCGCCAACCGTGGTGCTTCATTAGATTGCTCAAAAACACCTTTCAAGCTCAAATCACCTCTGATGAGATTAAAACCCAAAAATTCCGCTGATAAACCACATAACCGCCCATATCATTACAAATATTTTTCTCATAACTTTAAATTCACCTTAATATGATATTTCAAATGTTCTCATAAAATTTATATTTTAAATATCCATCTAAATGTAGTCAATTAAAAATAAATGTAGTTCCTTAATAGATGATAACACAAACAAATCAGGAAAAGCCTCTGCTTTAGCATATATTGCGGCAAAAGCCGGCACAATGGCAGGGGATAATTCCAATTCTAATTCATTTGTCTAACTTTGTTGGCTTCGTCAAAAGCTCCGGGGTGTGCTCTCCCCTAAAGGGCATAAACGCTCAAATAATATAGGCTATATAGAGTTTAGCATGTCGATTTGTAATTTCCTCTTCCTTGTGTTTTCCATTAGACGTTCTATTATTATGTACCAACGCTATAGGGCACTATCTATTGATAACCTTATACCCCCGCAGGGCTGGTTTAACCCCTGCGGGAGATGGTTCCAAATTAGAAATAGGCAATGTTCATTTTTATCCAGACGCTGCGTCCGGGTTCATAAATGCGAGTGTTTGCGGGGGTGACATACCCCGGTACAGTTGCATAGCTTTTTGAGAGATGCTCGGCATAGTTTTGATTAAACACATTATCGAGCCCTGCGGTTAACTGCACTATCTTTGTGGGACGCCAACCGCCGTTTATCGAAAGCACACCAAAACCCGGTGTTGAACCGATATCCATACCGTTTTGCACTATATTTCCCGAACCGGCATCATAACGGTCCTGAGAGGCAACAAGACGCCACAGTGCTCCGAAGGAAAAGATTTTATTGTCGTATTCGCCGCTTAGTTTAAACTCAAGAGGCGGCTGCTGTGCAAGGGCTTTATGGTCGGTATCGTTTTGACCGTAAACGTAAGCCAAAGACGCCGTTGTCTTAATTGTATCGGTAAATCTGTACGTAACATCCCCCTCCCCGCCAAGCACTGTGGCGTCTATATTGCGGGTGAGGGTAGGAGATGGAGACCAGCGTATCAAAATATAATCGTTGATCTTACCGGCAAAACCTGCAAGCGAGCCCGACCATCTGCCGGACTTCCAGTTAAGCCCAATGTCAAACTGAGTTGTTTTTTCAGGATTGGTAGTTAAGAAGGCGCTCTTGCCTGTGGAAGTTGATGTTGCACTTGAGTCGTACTGCAGGCGTTCCCAATAGTCAGGGAAACGCTCAGCGTGCCCGATACCTGCATACCAAACTCCAAGGTTATTTCCAAGTTGTCCTTCATAACGGATAAAGCCGCTGGGAAGCGCATCTCTGTCCCACATGCCTTTGGTATTGTTGGGATTGCTTTTGCACATTGTGCCGCCACCGACACAACTGCGGCTGTCCAGGGCCTCATGTAAATCAAGGCGCAAGCCTCCAACTATCAAGCTGTCTTTTGAAAGGATAAATGTTGTTTCACCAAATACCCCGTACTGCTTAAACCGCATATCCTCATTACGTGATGCAGACTCATAAGTGCTCGTTGCAGCAGCAGCGCTCTTTGCATTCATCACCATGCGCCCTGTGTGTATGTCATGCTTTGTGTCCAGACCAACTACCATGCTTGCTATATCAGATACAGCTAAGGTGGATTTTATGTGTCCGCCCACGGTTAAACGGTCGGGGTTCATGGCTGAATACATGCCCGATGTGTTTGTGCGTAAGTTGTAGTTATCCATCACATGGTCAACGTAGTTGTAGTAAAGCTGTGCCTCGAGCTTTTTCCAAACATTAGAGATATTTTCTCTGGTAAATTTAAGTGCAATGTTCTCACGGTCGAATTTTGAGCCATCCATAGTGCGGTCGGCATAAGCGGCCTCACCATCGCTTTTGATTGCGGATAGCTCAAGAAGCGTATCACTGTTTGGGGTCCAGCCCACTGCCGCACTGCTACTCCATCGTGTGTAGTAAGAATGAACCGTATTGCCGTTTCCGTCTTTGTAGTCGTCTGAATCTGTGCGTGTTGCGGTAAATTGTGCATAGCCTTTTTCAACACCGCCGCGGATGTCGGCAACCTGATCGTTACGGCCAAAGCTGCCGGCTGTAAGACTGCCGTTAAATGTAATTCCGGGGGTCTTAAAGCGTTTTATTTCTCTTTCATAGAGCACGGCTCCCGCTGAACTGCCTGCACCGTTAAGAACTGATTCCGGACCCTTTATAACGGTAATACGATCGTAGGATTCAGGGAAAACGTAAGCCGTAGGCGGGTCCATTCTGCCGCCGCAGCCCCCAAATATCTGTTGTCCGTCAAGGAGGATGTTAAGTCTTGATCCCGACATTCCCCTTAGCACGGGGTCACCGTCCGTGCCGCCTTTGCGAATGATGGAAAAGCCCGGTATGCTCTTTAGATACTCCGCTCCGTCATGGGCCGGAACCGGCTGGTGGGGGGCTTTAGGGTTAGTCGTAACAGTAAGCGGCGCATCACTTACGGGCGCTGTAACCACTACTTCCTCAAGATTATAAATACCGCGTGAGGTTGCGTTGTCCAATGCCTCCACAATTGGCGGAACTATCAATAATGCCCATCCAATAAGCGTAAGCACTGCAAATTGAATGATTAATTTATACGATAATTTTGCAAAAAATAATCGCAGCTTTTTTACATCTCCGTACATCAAACTACACCTCCGAGCCATAATATTACACCATAATGAATATCAACAAAACCCCTTTAAAATATTTTAGTATTGTAACTATGTGCCCTTAGTAAAGGGGTATTAATACCAGATAGCAGTCAAAAGAGCAACGAGGCGGCAAGGAGAAAGCGACACCTTCCCTTACAGGGGATTCCCCTTTAGAGGAGACGTCAAGGAGCTTTCGAACAAGCCAACAAAGTTAATCGAATGACTGCGAATTGGTATGAACTACTTTTGGCTTTTATACGGATTGAGGTGGATGACTTATTTCGGTTAGAAGAACTGGTTTATGGGAGGTAAAACCTTGAAAACTTTTTGGTTCAGATATATCAAATAAAAGGATTTCAGAATTTTGCTCAATAATAACCGGCATCTCAGAGGCCGGCACACCACCGATTGAGGTGTTACAGACATCGAGAGTTAAAATTGCGGCTTGCCCCTTAGCAAAGTGCCCGCCCGTAACCACACCCTCTGTAACCGCTAAAGTTAAGACAAATGCTGCAAGTAAAATCACCCCCGCTACTTTCATGCAGAAGTTTAGTAAGATTGATAAATAAAAGTCAAGTGGTGTGAAGAGTGTTACAGGATTTACAGTTACATGATTTAAGGCATAAGAAAAAACTCTTGACATAATCATGCTATAAGAATAATCATAACTGGTACAATAGAAGACATAGCCGGAGGACACAAGAAATGAAAAGGGCATTAATAACCGGTGTAACAGGACAGGATGGCTCGTATCTTGCGGAATTGCTGCTTGATAAGGGATATGAAGTATATGGTCTGATACGCCGTAGCAGCACGTTTAATACACTCAGAATAGATCATCTCTATGTTGACCCTCATGACACAGGGGCAAGGTTTTTCCTTGAATATGGAGACTTATCTGATTCCGGGACTTTGACTAATCTGATTTATAATGTAAAACCTGATGAGATATACCACCTTGCAGCACAGAGCCATGTCAGGGTAAGCTTTGACATGCCGGAATATACCGGGGATATAACAGGCCTTGGAACGATACGAATCCTGGAAGCTATCAGAAGAAGTGGTGTTGGAGCGAGGTTTTATCAGGCCTCATCATCGGAGATGTTTGGATGTGCCACACCTCCTCAGGATGAAACCACGTCTTTTCATCCCAGAAGCCCATACGCTGCGGCAAAGGTCTATGCCTACTGGATAACTGTAAACTACAGGGAGGGTTACGGTTTGTTTGCATGTAACGGGATTTTATTTAACCATGAATCTCCGCGGCGCGGCGAAACTTTTGTGACAAGAAAAATAACCCGGGCCCTTGCTTCTATGGTAGCGGCAAATCAAAAAAAACTCTATCTTGGAAATCTGGATGCAAGGCGTGACTGGGGATTTGCCCCTGAGTACGTGGAGCTTCAGTGGTTAATGCTTCAACAGGACAGAGCTGAAGACTATGTTATCGGAACCGGGCAAAGCTGGTCGGTCAGGGATTTTGTCGTAAATGCTTTTGAGTATGCCGGTATTGAGTTACGGTGGGAGGGCACGGGTGTAAGCGAGAAAGGGATTGTTCAGTCCTGCGCCAATTCGCTGCCATTTAAGGCCGGTGATGTAGTTATTGAAATAGACAGCAGGTATTTCAGGCCGACGGAGGTTGACTACCTTCTTGCTAATACTAAAAAGTCAAAGGACAAATTGGGTTTTGAGCCTAAAATTACATTTAACGAACTGGTCAAAATCATGGTGGACGCCGATTTGGAGGCTGCAGGATTAAAGAGCCCAGGGCAGAGCCGCAGGATTCTTAGCAGCAAGGGATTTAACTGGATAAAAAAGTAACCTTATTTGGAAGGGAAATTACAAGATATGAATATAGATTCTAAAATATACTTAAGCGGGCATTTGGGATTGGTAGGCAGCGCCATACTGAGGCGTTTAAAGGCAGGCGGGTATTCAAACATAGTGCTCAGAAATCGGCAAGAGCTTGATTTGAAATCTCAACAGGCGGTGAGGGAATTTTTTGAGACGGAAAAACCGGAATACGTGTTTTTAGCAGCCGCACGGGTAGGCGGGATACTGGCAAATAACACCTATCCCGCCGAGTTTATTTACGATAATCTCCTGATAGAGACAAACGTGGTTCACAGCGCATATTTAACCGGCGTAAAGAAACTGCTTTTTTTGGGAAGTTCCTGTATTTACCCTAAGTTTGCCCCTCAGCCTATGAAAGAGGAGCATCTTCTGTCGGGCATTCTGGAGCCTACAAATGAGCCCTATGCTGTGGCTAAAATAGCAGGCATAAAGCTCTGTCAGTCATACAACAGGCAGTACGGAACCGTGTATATATCCGCAATGCCTACTAACCTCTACGGCCCTAACGACAACTATGACCTTGCTAATTCCCACGTTGTCCCTGCGTTGATAAGAAAATTCCATGAAAGCAAACTTCTGATAGAAAGCGGGGTAAAGACTCCGGTTGTCTTGTGGGGGACAGGGAGTCCAAAAAGGGAGTTTTTGCATGTAGATGATCTTGCCGATGCGCTTGTTTTTATGATGCATACTTATAACGAAAGCGAAATAGTGAATATTGGTACGGGCACAGACCAGAGTATAGCGGAGCTTGCCACTATAGTGAAAGACATTGTAGGCTACAGAGGTGAGGTTATCTGGGATACCTCAAAGCCCGACGGAACTCCGCGTAAACTCCTTGACGTATCAAAACTTACAAAACTTGGATGGCACCATAAAATAAGTCTAACAGATGGAATCAGGAATGCGTATGAGTGGTTTTGTGAAAACTATTATAGAATCAGAGCGTAGGAGTTCTTGTATAATTCCAATTCTAATACCAAGTTGACTTGGTATTAGAAACCCATCTTTACAATAGCACAGTACGTCTATTGATAAAATATCCGTAAAATGGTACAATTCCCACCAAAGGAGACAGGTAAAATGGCAATGAAATTTAATAAGTTTTTCACGGTATTTATAACGCTTTCATTAGCGGTGATTTTAACAGGGTGCAGCAATAAGGAAAGCAGCGTCAAGACGGAAAATGATGTTATTAAAATAGGGGTAATAGCGGAGCTGACCGGAGAGATTCCGGCGGTGGGGGCCTCATGCAAAAATGCCTCGGAAATGGCCGTTAAAGCAGTAAACGACAGCGGCGGCATTGATGTGGGCGGCAGGAAAATGAAAATAAAACTTCAGATTGAAGACAACGCCGGACGTGCCGAACAGGCCGCTTCCGCCGCTCAGAAACTGATAACTCAGGAAAAGGTTGTCGCCATAATCGGGCCAAACTCAAGTGCCGGCGCTATTCCCGCATCAGAGATAACAGAGACGTCAAAAATCCCGATGATTACACCATGGTCAACAAATCCTAAAACGACTCTTGACACTCGTCTGGGAAAACCCAAACGCTATGCCTTCAGAGCCTGCTATATGGATTCTTTTCAGGGACAGGTGCTGGCACATTTCGCCCAAAACAATATAAAGGCAAAAAAGGCAGCCATCCTGTTTGACTCATCCTCGGAGGTACTAAAGGGCCAAGCGGAGGTGTTTAAGAGTACTTTTGAAAAAAACGGCGGCAGCATCTCCGCCTATGAAAGCTATACCCAGGGAGACAGAAATTTCTCAGCTCAACTTACCAACATTAAAAACTCAGCTCCCGACATCGTATTCCTGCCATCCTACTACAGCGATGTCCCACTTCAGGTTCAACAGGCACACCGGCTCGGGATGACTACCCCATTTCTAGGCAGTGACGCATGGGCAAGCAGCGATCTGCTTAAGCTCTGTGGTAAAGACTGTGAAGGGTTTTTCTTTAGCAGCCACTACAGCGCTTCTTCCAAATCACCTGATACGGAAAAATTCGTAAAAGCCTACGAGACCATATATAAAAACACCCCCGATGATGTCGCAGCCCTCACTTATGACTCCCTCGGTATTCTCTTTCAGGCTGTTAAAACAGCCGGCAAGGCCGAACCGGAGGCTATCAGAAATGCCATATCTCAGATAAGAGACTACCACGGTGTTACCGGAAATATCTCATTCACTCAGGACTCAGGGGACCCTGTAAAAGGTGTTGTTATACTGGAAATTAAAAACGGAGCTTTCAACTGGTATGCAGACGTTAACCCCTAAGCCGGACTGAATGAGTTACTTAGTTCAGCAACTCCTTAACATGCTTCAACTGGGCAGCCTTTATGCTCTTATAGCCATTGGCTATACTATGGTTTACGGGGTGCTTTCCTTAATTAACTTTGCCCACGGGGATTTATTTATGCTGGGGGCTTTTCTTTTTTTTATTGTCATTACATTGCTGAAATTACCGTTTATTCCGGCACTAATCATAACCACAGCCTTAAGCGCATGTATGGGGGTTCTTACAGAGAGGCTCGCTTACAGGCCATTAAGGAATGCTCCTAAAATGTCTGCCATCATTACAGCCCTTGGCGTCGGTGTGTTTCTTGAAAACTTCACACTGGCACTGAGCCCCTACCCTCAACACATACCCGAGACGGTTACAAACCGTGCATGGCTTATAGGCAACGTAACGATGTCTTCAATACAGGCCATGATAATAGCAGTCTCCGTAACTCTAATGCTGATACTGGATTTTATAGTAAAAAAAACCAGATTTGGAATGGCCATAAGGGCAATATCATGGGACAGGGTTTCAGTTCCCCTGATGGGAATACCGGTTAACAGGATAATTTCTCAGACCTTTGCACTGGGGGCGGGGCTGGGCGGGGCAGCCGGCGTAATGTATTCATCCGCCTATCCTGTCATAGACCCATACATGGGAATAATGGTCGGCTGGAAGGCTTTTATCTCGGCGGTGGTTGGCGGGATTGGGAATGTCCGTGGTGCAATGCTGGGCGGTTACATCCTTGGTACTGTTGAAATAGCCGTCACTATGTTTCTACCCTCCACCTACAGAGACATTGTAGCATTTACACTGCTTTTAATTCTTTTAATATTTCGCCCTCATGGCATACTTGGAGTCCCTCGTTCCGTAAAACTATGAAAGCTGCAACCTTTACAAAAGTACTTACTGCGCCGGTTATTTTACTTGCCGGCTGTACTCTGTCCTACTCAGCCGGTAATTTTAACCTGCTTGACCGCTATATTGAGCTTATAGTTATGTATATCGGAATTAATTTAATACTGACACTCAGTTTAAATCTTGTAAACGGTTACATGGGGGAGTTTTCAGTCGGACATGCCGGATTTATGGCTATCGGAGCTTACACATCATCAATATTAACTGTTACGGTGTTTTCGCTTTCAATGGGAGCATGGATTTTTCCTTTGGCGGTTATTGCAGGGGGGCTGCTTTCAGCAATGGCAGGGCTTATTGTTTCCATACCGTCGTTTAAAACACGGGGGGATTATCTGGCCATTGTTACGCTTGCTTTTAACATGATTGTAAAATCGATAATCGAAAATGTGGATTTTCTGGGCGGCCCCAGAGGATACCTCGGAATAGCAAAGCTTACGTCTCTGATGTGGGTGTTTTTCTTTTCATTTATGGCTCTATGGGTTATAAGAAACTTTGTCTATAGCAACTATGGCAGAGGGATGGTCTCAATACGAGAGGACGAAACGGCGGCACTGCTTATGGGAGTGGATACTAAAAAGGTGAAGATTCTGACTTTTATGTTATCCTCGTTCTTTGCCGGTGTGGCAGGTGCTCTTTATGCGCATCTGTTACAGTTTATAAGCCCAAAATCATTTGACATTATAAAATCCACAGAGATTCTCATAATGGTTTACCTTGGCGGAATAGGTTCAATAGCCGGCTCAGTGCTTGGCGCCACAGTCTATACCATATTGATAGAGCTTTTAAGGCCCATGGGAATATGGCGAATGGTTATAATGCCTTTGGTATTGGTACTTCTTATGATATTTCGACCAAAGGGGATAACAGGACTCAGGGAATTTAAGTGGTTTATACCTGCTGCTGAAAAGAAACTATAATGTTTATGAAGTTTTACCGGAAGCATGATTATTTTTTAGCACGTTATAGGAGGCTGCAAATAAAGCCATAATCATCCATGAGAAGCGGGAAAAGGCAGAATTTAAATCAGCCCAGATAATGTTGTCTATACCTAAGACAATTATAACTGAAATAGCACAGACTAAGGCTATGGTTGCAGTTAAGGTATTATTCATAAGTTTGTAAATGTCGGCTATGACGATAACTATTTTCCAAAACAAATAGAGTAAGGCAATAATACCCAAAATGCCCATATCCCAGAAAAAGGACAGTAGAAGGCCATGAGCTTCCGTAGTTGTATATTGAGATAAGTACACAAGACCGCTGATTCCAATTCCCGCAAGGATTTTATGGGGATTTTGTTTGTAATATTTAATGCCGTCTTTCCACATCTTCACTCTGAAACTAAAAGCACTTAAGCCTTGTTTGCTGGATTTAAGAAGTTCCTTATTGGAAGACGATGTTTTTGTAAAAAATAATTGCTCATTGTAACCAAAACCAATTAAAATCCTGTCTATAAATCCAGGAGTAAAAAGTACAACAATCAGGCAAACAGATAATACAAATTCTATAGAATAGCTAAAAAAACGCTTCCTGAACTCAGGCTGAAAATAAAAAAGTAAGACAAAACCTATGATCAATGCTAAAAAGGCGGACCTTACCGCCATAACTCCAATGGAGTAAGCTATAAACAAACAGCATGCAAAATAAAGAATATGATTATACCACTTAGACCGGAGAGAAAATGACACAATAAAAAGAATTCCCATGAGCATGAGCTCCGCAGCGGCAGCTCCGGCTAACCCCATAGGCCGATTTTCGATTGTCTGTATTCCATACAAGCTAAGAGTTATTCCTTTGAACAGATTAATAAATTCAATTGTATTGTAATACTTCGAGACAAGAACCGAAACTGATTGCGCA
Coding sequences within:
- the gmd gene encoding GDP-mannose 4,6-dehydratase; this translates as MKRALITGVTGQDGSYLAELLLDKGYEVYGLIRRSSTFNTLRIDHLYVDPHDTGARFFLEYGDLSDSGTLTNLIYNVKPDEIYHLAAQSHVRVSFDMPEYTGDITGLGTIRILEAIRRSGVGARFYQASSSEMFGCATPPQDETTSFHPRSPYAAAKVYAYWITVNYREGYGLFACNGILFNHESPRRGETFVTRKITRALASMVAANQKKLYLGNLDARRDWGFAPEYVELQWLMLQQDRAEDYVIGTGQSWSVRDFVVNAFEYAGIELRWEGTGVSEKGIVQSCANSLPFKAGDVVIEIDSRYFRPTEVDYLLANTKKSKDKLGFEPKITFNELVKIMVDADLEAAGLKSPGQSRRILSSKGFNWIKK
- a CDS encoding GDP-L-fucose synthase produces the protein MNIDSKIYLSGHLGLVGSAILRRLKAGGYSNIVLRNRQELDLKSQQAVREFFETEKPEYVFLAAARVGGILANNTYPAEFIYDNLLIETNVVHSAYLTGVKKLLFLGSSCIYPKFAPQPMKEEHLLSGILEPTNEPYAVAKIAGIKLCQSYNRQYGTVYISAMPTNLYGPNDNYDLANSHVVPALIRKFHESKLLIESGVKTPVVLWGTGSPKREFLHVDDLADALVFMMHTYNESEIVNIGTGTDQSIAELATIVKDIVGYRGEVIWDTSKPDGTPRKLLDVSKLTKLGWHHKISLTDGIRNAYEWFCENYYRIRA
- a CDS encoding ABC transporter substrate-binding protein, whose protein sequence is MAMKFNKFFTVFITLSLAVILTGCSNKESSVKTENDVIKIGVIAELTGEIPAVGASCKNASEMAVKAVNDSGGIDVGGRKMKIKLQIEDNAGRAEQAASAAQKLITQEKVVAIIGPNSSAGAIPASEITETSKIPMITPWSTNPKTTLDTRLGKPKRYAFRACYMDSFQGQVLAHFAQNNIKAKKAAILFDSSSEVLKGQAEVFKSTFEKNGGSISAYESYTQGDRNFSAQLTNIKNSAPDIVFLPSYYSDVPLQVQQAHRLGMTTPFLGSDAWASSDLLKLCGKDCEGFFFSSHYSASSKSPDTEKFVKAYETIYKNTPDDVAALTYDSLGILFQAVKTAGKAEPEAIRNAISQIRDYHGVTGNISFTQDSGDPVKGVVILEIKNGAFNWYADVNP
- a CDS encoding branched-chain amino acid ABC transporter permease, with the protein product MSYLVQQLLNMLQLGSLYALIAIGYTMVYGVLSLINFAHGDLFMLGAFLFFIVITLLKLPFIPALIITTALSACMGVLTERLAYRPLRNAPKMSAIITALGVGVFLENFTLALSPYPQHIPETVTNRAWLIGNVTMSSIQAMIIAVSVTLMLILDFIVKKTRFGMAIRAISWDRVSVPLMGIPVNRIISQTFALGAGLGGAAGVMYSSAYPVIDPYMGIMVGWKAFISAVVGGIGNVRGAMLGGYILGTVEIAVTMFLPSTYRDIVAFTLLLILLIFRPHGILGVPRSVKL
- a CDS encoding branched-chain amino acid ABC transporter permease → MKAATFTKVLTAPVILLAGCTLSYSAGNFNLLDRYIELIVMYIGINLILTLSLNLVNGYMGEFSVGHAGFMAIGAYTSSILTVTVFSLSMGAWIFPLAVIAGGLLSAMAGLIVSIPSFKTRGDYLAIVTLAFNMIVKSIIENVDFLGGPRGYLGIAKLTSLMWVFFFSFMALWVIRNFVYSNYGRGMVSIREDETAALLMGVDTKKVKILTFMLSSFFAGVAGALYAHLLQFISPKSFDIIKSTEILIMVYLGGIGSIAGSVLGATVYTILIELLRPMGIWRMVIMPLVLVLLMIFRPKGITGLREFKWFIPAAEKKL